A region from the bacterium genome encodes:
- a CDS encoding 2-isopropylmalate synthase, protein MARVLVFDTTLRDGEQSPGATMTPAEKLRMAHQLDALGVDVIEAGFPISSPDDFTAVRKIAREVRRPVIAALARAKEEDIERAAAAVADAERPRIHVFIATSDVHLRHKLGIDRAECIERAAWAVERARREVQDVEFSAEDATRTDPAFLCRVVAAAIEAGATTINIPDTVGYACPAEMQALIETLYREVPALRNVVLSVHCHNDLGLAVANTLAAVQAGARQVECTINGIGERAGNAALEEVVMALTVRNDHYGHWTGIRTTELYRTSQLLSHLTGIHPQPNKAIVGRNAFAHEAGIHQDGVLKERTTYEIMTPEQVGAPGTRLVLGKHSGRHALARRYRELGYELDGEDLDRAYRLFKLLCDQKKQVLDEDLIAILHHGTMRDAPETYRLAALEVVCGKRRSAARVRIADGDGTEREAEADGDGPIAAAFTAIERATGIPIELEDLTIRAATPGRDAVGEVSIRARIEGKTFTGRGASTDVVDAAARAYLHALNKAAQARELEAKALEEASYLWGV, encoded by the coding sequence ATGGCGCGAGTACTCGTGTTCGACACCACGCTGCGCGACGGCGAGCAATCGCCCGGCGCGACGATGACGCCAGCGGAAAAACTACGCATGGCGCACCAGCTCGACGCGCTCGGGGTGGACGTGATCGAAGCGGGCTTCCCGATCAGCTCCCCGGATGACTTCACCGCCGTCCGCAAGATCGCGCGCGAGGTCCGCCGCCCGGTGATCGCGGCGCTGGCGCGTGCGAAGGAGGAGGACATCGAGCGGGCGGCTGCGGCGGTGGCCGATGCGGAGCGGCCGCGGATCCACGTCTTCATCGCGACGTCGGACGTGCACCTGCGCCACAAGCTCGGGATCGATCGCGCGGAGTGCATCGAGCGGGCAGCGTGGGCGGTCGAACGCGCGCGCCGCGAGGTCCAGGACGTGGAGTTCAGCGCGGAGGACGCGACGCGGACCGACCCGGCGTTCCTGTGCCGCGTCGTGGCCGCCGCGATCGAGGCGGGGGCGACGACGATCAACATCCCGGACACGGTGGGCTACGCGTGCCCCGCGGAGATGCAGGCGCTCATCGAGACGCTGTACCGCGAGGTCCCCGCGCTGCGGAACGTGGTCCTCAGCGTCCACTGCCACAACGACCTCGGCCTCGCCGTCGCCAACACGCTGGCCGCGGTGCAGGCGGGCGCGCGGCAGGTCGAGTGCACGATCAACGGCATCGGCGAGAGGGCGGGCAACGCGGCGCTGGAGGAGGTGGTCATGGCGCTCACCGTCCGCAACGACCATTACGGCCACTGGACCGGCATCCGCACCACGGAGCTGTACCGGACCAGCCAGCTCCTCTCGCACCTGACGGGCATCCACCCGCAGCCGAACAAGGCGATCGTGGGCCGCAACGCCTTCGCGCACGAGGCGGGCATCCACCAGGACGGCGTGCTGAAGGAGCGCACGACCTACGAGATCATGACGCCGGAGCAGGTCGGCGCGCCGGGGACGCGGCTGGTGCTGGGCAAGCACTCGGGCCGGCACGCGCTCGCGCGGCGTTACCGGGAGCTGGGCTACGAGCTGGACGGCGAGGACCTGGACCGGGCGTACCGGCTGTTCAAGCTGCTGTGTGACCAGAAGAAGCAGGTCCTGGACGAGGACCTGATCGCGATCCTGCACCACGGCACCATGCGGGATGCGCCGGAGACCTACCGGCTGGCCGCGCTGGAGGTGGTGTGCGGCAAGCGCCGCTCGGCCGCGCGGGTCCGCATCGCCGACGGCGACGGCACCGAGCGCGAGGCGGAGGCGGATGGCGACGGGCCCATTGCCGCGGCGTTCACGGCGATCGAGCGGGCCACGGGCATCCCGATCGAGCTGGAGGACCTGACCATCCGCGCCGCGACGCCGGGCCGCGATGCGGTGGGCGAGGTGTCCATCCGCGCGCGGATCGAGGGGAAGACCTTCACCGGCCGCGGCGCTTCGACGGACGTGGTGGACGCCGCAGCGCGCGCCTACCTCCACGCGCTGAACAAGGCCGCGCAGGCGCGGGAGCTGGAGGCGAAGGCGCTGGAGGAGGCCAGCTACCTGTGGGGGGTGTGA
- a CDS encoding 3-isopropylmalate dehydratase large subunit (catalyzes the isomerization between 2-isopropylmalate and 3-isopropylmalate in leucine biosynthesis) encodes MTITEKILAAHAGRDQVVPGEIVDVELDLVICHEITTPPAIRMMQEIGVTRVFDPERVLVTPDHFVPNKDILTAELSRRLREWVKEQGIPNYFEIGNHGIYAALAPEKGFIRPGMTVICGDSHTTTLGALGCFAAGVGSTDLAAALATGRLWFRVPESMRIEVRGRLPLGVYAKDLILYVISKIGVDGARYRAMEWAGEAISALSMEARMTLTNMAAEAGAKSGIVPPDDVTLEYVRARTDRPFTVYTSDPDAEYVERVEVDASTLEPIVALPSLPSNGRFISEVEPVPIDQVYIGSCTNARIEDLREAARILRGRRVAPGVRVIVVPATTGVWRQALEEGLLATFAEAGCVVSTPTCGACLGGHMGVLAKGERCLSTTNRNFTGRMGHPGAEVYLASPATAAATAVTGRITDPREFLQ; translated from the coding sequence ATGACGATCACCGAGAAGATCCTGGCGGCGCACGCCGGCCGAGACCAGGTCGTGCCGGGCGAGATCGTGGACGTGGAGCTCGATCTGGTGATCTGCCACGAGATCACCACGCCGCCGGCGATCCGGATGATGCAGGAGATCGGCGTGACGCGCGTGTTCGACCCGGAGCGCGTGCTGGTGACGCCGGACCATTTCGTCCCGAACAAGGACATCCTCACGGCGGAGCTGTCGCGCCGGCTCCGCGAGTGGGTGAAGGAGCAGGGGATCCCCAACTACTTCGAGATCGGCAACCACGGCATCTACGCCGCGCTGGCGCCGGAGAAGGGGTTCATCCGGCCGGGCATGACGGTGATCTGCGGCGACTCGCACACGACGACGCTCGGCGCGTTGGGCTGCTTTGCCGCCGGTGTCGGCTCGACGGACCTCGCCGCGGCCCTCGCGACGGGCCGGCTCTGGTTCCGCGTGCCCGAGTCGATGCGCATCGAGGTGCGCGGCCGGCTGCCGCTCGGCGTCTACGCGAAGGACCTGATCCTCTACGTCATCTCGAAGATCGGCGTGGACGGCGCCCGTTACCGCGCCATGGAGTGGGCCGGAGAGGCCATTTCCGCGCTCTCCATGGAGGCGCGGATGACGCTGACCAACATGGCGGCGGAGGCGGGCGCGAAGTCGGGCATCGTCCCGCCGGATGATGTCACCCTCGAGTACGTGCGGGCGCGGACGGACCGGCCGTTCACGGTCTACACCTCGGACCCGGACGCCGAGTACGTGGAGCGCGTGGAAGTGGACGCGAGCACGCTCGAGCCCATCGTCGCGCTGCCGAGTCTTCCGAGCAACGGTCGGTTCATCAGCGAGGTGGAGCCGGTCCCCATCGACCAGGTCTACATCGGCTCGTGCACGAACGCGCGGATCGAGGACCTGCGCGAGGCCGCGCGGATCCTGCGTGGCCGGCGGGTCGCGCCGGGCGTGCGCGTCATCGTGGTGCCCGCGACGACGGGCGTCTGGCGGCAGGCGCTGGAGGAGGGGCTGCTCGCCACGTTCGCTGAGGCGGGCTGTGTCGTCTCGACGCCGACCTGCGGCGCGTGCCTGGGCGGGCACATGGGCGTGCTCGCGAAGGGTGAGCGCTGCCTCTCGACGACGAACCGCAACTTCACCGGCCGCATGGGCCATCCCGGCGCCGAGGTGTACCTCGCCTCCCCTGCGACCGCCGCAGCGACCGCGGTGACCGGCCGCATCACCGATCCGAGGGAGTTCCTGCAATGA